Proteins from a genomic interval of Paenibacillus sp. FSL R5-0623:
- a CDS encoding carbohydrate ABC transporter permease, with the protein MSERTSNRIFDIVNISFISLFVIFCLAPFLHTIAISLSSNRAITSGEVTIFPKEFNWDSYIQVFSDQSMLYSLGFTTILTVATTVLCMLFTLAAAYPLTKKKLKGRKLFMYVIIITMFFSGGMIPEYLLIRDLNMLNSVWALILPGLVSPFNLIILISFFRGIPESLEESAEIDGSSHVHTLFKIILPLSMPVLATLALFYAVGRWNGFQDSLLYINDPKLYPLQLKLFQMVQNNMVSELTLMEGANRTPLTPESLKAATVVFATVPILLVYPWLQKYFVSGAMLGAVKG; encoded by the coding sequence ATGAGTGAACGCACCTCAAATCGGATTTTTGATATCGTTAATATCTCCTTTATCAGTTTGTTTGTTATATTTTGTCTGGCTCCATTTTTGCACACCATTGCGATATCTCTAAGTTCTAATCGGGCTATTACTTCGGGAGAAGTGACCATTTTTCCTAAAGAATTTAACTGGGATTCGTATATTCAAGTATTCTCTGATCAATCCATGCTATATTCACTGGGCTTTACGACTATTCTGACAGTGGCAACCACAGTGTTGTGCATGTTATTCACACTTGCTGCTGCATATCCGTTAACCAAGAAAAAATTGAAAGGGCGCAAGCTCTTTATGTATGTCATCATCATTACGATGTTTTTCAGTGGCGGGATGATCCCCGAGTATTTGCTCATTCGTGATCTAAACATGCTTAATTCAGTCTGGGCACTGATCTTGCCGGGACTGGTTAGTCCATTTAACCTCATTATCCTGATCTCATTTTTCAGAGGCATTCCTGAAAGTCTGGAAGAATCAGCAGAAATTGACGGCAGCTCACATGTACACACGCTATTCAAAATCATACTGCCATTATCCATGCCTGTACTTGCCACATTAGCGCTATTCTATGCGGTTGGTCGCTGGAACGGATTCCAAGATTCACTTTTGTATATTAATGATCCCAAGTTGTATCCGCTACAACTGAAGCTCTTCCAAATGGTTCAAAACAATATGGTGAGTGAGCTTACATTAATGGAAGGTGCTAACCGCACACCACTGACTCCGGAAAGTCTCAAGGCAGCCACAGTTGTATTCGCAACTGTACCGATTCTGCTCGTCTATCCGTGGCTGCAAAAGTATTTTGTCAGTGGTGCGATGCTTGGCGCGGTAAAAGGTTGA
- a CDS encoding tetratricopeptide repeat protein, which translates to MKGKLVRAEGHLANIIPIHLDASFFFERAVRSLDRNHVDKALKYFRKAVEYEPENPVNHCNMAGILSEKGDYEASNAILANVLEVVDPSMTECYFYMANNYANMDRFEEAEQALVTYLEEDTQGQFMTEAEEMMELLYYELDRPTKLNRIKSRKGVVEHDQARELLEEGKFAQAAELLEGMSSDYPDYLAARNNLALAYYYMGLFPKAKETIAEVLEQEPGNLHALCNLAIFHQNENRADQVLLLIKKLRVIVPFQHEQVYKLATTMGILGQHDTAYVHFRRLLKDEETAADPALAHYAAVAAYNTERYDAAERLWHHVSKLDPGSEVSRYYLSGLEAVKQGEQEPEKLSYHYHLPFDEQFRQWENYGSGIPEEMKNDPLIRSSFFWALRHGDRATKLQVIHALGMIGDYEVQQALQSFIEEPGEEQDLLEVAQTVLNGLKSAEHEDRNTQVVRPFSPVALKSIGKVQSTSEQSDNGSTSHWQAVVDRALQMSEAKAELQQEMERLWTDYVSRVHPEVPGTKQIEGWAAGLEYLATKNHRRPVTYQSIAERYGISASTVSKYAKQIHSVCNSKPPLV; encoded by the coding sequence ATGAAGGGCAAGCTAGTGCGGGCTGAGGGACACCTTGCCAATATTATACCGATTCACTTGGATGCTTCTTTCTTCTTTGAAAGAGCTGTCCGCTCGCTGGACCGAAATCATGTCGACAAGGCATTAAAATATTTTCGCAAAGCTGTTGAATACGAACCGGAAAATCCGGTAAATCATTGCAATATGGCGGGTATATTATCGGAGAAGGGGGATTACGAAGCCTCCAATGCCATTCTGGCTAACGTGCTGGAAGTGGTAGATCCGTCAATGACGGAATGTTATTTTTATATGGCGAACAATTATGCAAATATGGATCGGTTTGAGGAAGCCGAGCAAGCACTTGTTACCTATCTGGAGGAGGACACCCAAGGTCAGTTCATGACGGAAGCCGAAGAGATGATGGAGCTTCTGTACTATGAGCTGGATCGTCCGACCAAACTGAATCGAATCAAATCACGCAAAGGTGTAGTGGAGCACGATCAGGCACGGGAACTACTGGAAGAAGGAAAATTTGCACAGGCTGCTGAATTGCTTGAAGGCATGTCTTCTGATTATCCTGATTACTTGGCTGCCCGTAACAATCTGGCACTCGCCTACTATTATATGGGTCTGTTTCCCAAAGCAAAAGAGACCATTGCCGAAGTGCTTGAACAGGAACCAGGTAATCTGCATGCACTCTGTAATCTGGCCATTTTCCATCAAAATGAGAACCGGGCTGATCAAGTGCTGCTTCTGATCAAGAAATTGCGGGTCATCGTGCCATTCCAGCACGAACAAGTCTACAAACTGGCGACAACGATGGGAATTTTGGGCCAACACGATACGGCCTATGTTCACTTCCGGCGTTTGCTCAAGGACGAAGAGACAGCTGCTGATCCGGCACTTGCTCACTATGCAGCCGTGGCGGCTTATAATACAGAACGGTACGATGCTGCTGAGCGTTTATGGCATCATGTGTCCAAGCTTGATCCGGGTTCCGAAGTATCCCGGTATTATCTGTCAGGTCTTGAGGCTGTAAAACAAGGCGAGCAAGAGCCAGAGAAGCTGAGCTATCACTATCATCTGCCATTTGATGAGCAGTTCAGACAGTGGGAGAACTATGGTAGTGGCATACCTGAAGAAATGAAGAATGATCCACTGATTCGCTCATCCTTCTTCTGGGCATTGCGTCATGGTGATCGGGCAACCAAGCTACAGGTTATTCATGCGCTTGGGATGATCGGTGACTATGAGGTGCAACAGGCTCTGCAATCCTTTATTGAAGAGCCTGGAGAAGAACAGGATCTGCTTGAGGTAGCACAAACTGTACTGAACGGATTGAAATCGGCTGAACATGAGGATCGGAATACTCAGGTGGTTCGACCCTTTTCTCCTGTAGCCTTGAAGTCTATTGGGAAGGTTCAATCCACTTCAGAGCAATCGGACAATGGATCAACCTCCCATTGGCAGGCTGTTGTTGATCGTGCGTTACAGATGTCTGAAGCCAAGGCTGAGTTGCAGCAAGAGATGGAACGGCTCTGGACGGATTATGTATCCCGGGTACATCCGGAGGTTCCAGGTACGAAGCAGATTGAGGGTTGGGCTGCAGGACTTGAATATTTAGCAACGAAGAATCACAGACGGCCCGTTACCTATCAAAGCATTGCTGAGCGGTATGGGATATCGGCATCAACGGTTAGCAAGTATGCTAAACAGATTCATTCGGTATGTAACAGCAAGCCACCACTTGTATAG
- the hisJ gene encoding histidinol-phosphatase HisJ, giving the protein MRIDYHTHHERCGHAVGKLEEYVQRGVEIGLSQIGLSDHMPLLHVDPAQYYPEMAMPMDELPRYVEECFSLKERYRGQIDVRVGLEGDYIEGWETEIRAIIERYPWDYVIGSVHFLGEWDITDFRQTHHWEGKDILEVYRQYYDAVSKAAATGMYDIMGHTDVIKRFGFVPSTEQTEERISLENAALQAIAKSGCAMELNASGLSKPCAEMFPSRRMLTEAIRLGIPLTMGSDAHDPMKLGDYLPEAEALLHELGCTEVAVFEGRHRSFIPLNV; this is encoded by the coding sequence GTGCGTATAGACTATCATACACACCATGAGCGGTGTGGACATGCCGTTGGCAAACTGGAAGAGTACGTGCAGCGTGGTGTGGAGATCGGACTCTCCCAGATTGGATTGTCCGATCACATGCCATTGTTGCATGTCGATCCGGCTCAATATTATCCGGAAATGGCGATGCCTATGGATGAACTGCCGCGTTACGTGGAGGAGTGTTTCTCCCTGAAAGAACGTTACCGCGGGCAGATTGACGTACGTGTTGGTCTGGAAGGTGACTATATTGAAGGCTGGGAAACAGAGATCCGTGCAATCATTGAGCGTTATCCATGGGATTATGTGATTGGCTCTGTTCATTTCCTCGGGGAATGGGACATTACGGATTTCCGCCAGACCCATCACTGGGAGGGCAAAGACATCCTTGAGGTATATCGTCAGTACTACGATGCCGTAAGCAAGGCAGCCGCCACGGGCATGTACGATATTATGGGTCATACGGATGTCATTAAACGGTTTGGTTTTGTTCCTTCAACAGAGCAAACAGAAGAACGTATCTCACTGGAGAACGCAGCGCTGCAGGCTATTGCCAAAAGTGGCTGCGCCATGGAACTGAATGCTTCCGGGTTATCGAAGCCTTGTGCCGAGATGTTCCCTAGTCGCAGAATGCTGACGGAAGCCATTCGCTTGGGTATTCCATTAACCATGGGCTCTGATGCACATGACCCAATGAAGCTGGGCGATTATTTGCCTGAAGCTGAAGCACTTTTACATGAGTTGGGCTGTACGGAAGTCGCTGTTTTCGAAGGCCGTCATCGCTCGTTCATTCCTTTAAATGTATAA
- a CDS encoding TIM barrel protein, which produces MQHIDKGIYSFSTCWNIRKHDVGEAMIREIAELGFRQVELNYNVTKEMLTTIEPMIERGDIGISSVHNTFPHDPDPDYGTDSVLLGFEDEVKRQRAIELLVESAECAHRYGAKAVVVHPGEVPFPEDISKDLGKLYHEEGPDSPKYRSKWAELMERRETLSSGYVQKIIVSLDEVCNRAAAKGLDVRFGIETRSRPQQIPTLAEAKTIITALKGAPVGIWYDTGHAIMMDRMGLYDSVGEMQGLMDDIVGVHIHETLGLSDHWCPYVHSKDMNFYDAYLPMIRRAQVKVYELKSACKPEEIHESHDLLMKKLGLAE; this is translated from the coding sequence ATGCAGCACATAGATAAGGGTATATATTCGTTCTCCACATGCTGGAATATCCGAAAACATGATGTCGGGGAAGCCATGATTCGGGAGATTGCCGAACTTGGCTTTCGCCAGGTCGAGCTCAACTATAACGTAACGAAGGAAATGCTCACGACGATTGAGCCCATGATTGAACGCGGAGACATCGGTATCTCCAGTGTCCATAATACGTTTCCACATGATCCTGATCCCGATTATGGTACGGATTCAGTCCTGCTTGGATTCGAGGATGAGGTTAAACGTCAGCGGGCAATAGAGTTACTTGTTGAGTCGGCAGAATGTGCCCATCGTTATGGTGCTAAAGCTGTAGTCGTACACCCTGGGGAAGTACCTTTTCCTGAGGATATCAGCAAAGATCTTGGAAAGCTCTATCACGAGGAAGGGCCGGATTCCCCGAAGTATCGCAGCAAATGGGCAGAACTGATGGAACGGCGGGAGACACTCAGCTCCGGTTATGTACAAAAGATTATTGTTAGCCTGGATGAGGTCTGTAATCGAGCTGCAGCCAAAGGTCTGGATGTTCGTTTCGGAATCGAGACAAGATCCAGACCACAACAGATTCCTACCCTGGCCGAAGCGAAGACCATCATCACGGCCCTTAAAGGGGCTCCAGTTGGTATCTGGTACGATACCGGTCATGCCATCATGATGGACCGAATGGGCCTTTATGACAGTGTGGGAGAAATGCAAGGCTTGATGGATGATATCGTTGGTGTTCATATCCATGAGACACTGGGTCTCTCTGACCACTGGTGCCCTTATGTACACAGTAAGGACATGAATTTCTATGATGCCTATCTGCCTATGATTCGCCGGGCACAGGTGAAGGTATACGAGTTAAAGTCTGCCTGTAAGCCAGAAGAGATCCACGAGAGTCATGACTTGCTTATGAAGAAGCTTGGATTGGCAGAGTAG
- a CDS encoding ABC transporter permease subunit, with product MTITYLKRYWQLYALISLPLIYFLIFRYGPMYGVQIAFKDFNLFQGINGSEWIGFDAFREVFGMRDFYTTLRNTFMLNFLDLLVSFPAPILLAIMLYEVRFKWFKKISQTILYIPHFISWVIIGGIVYQLFGNQSGMVNGVLESMGLNSIPFLTEKNPWLVTYLFTGVWQSAGWGTILYLAALTGVNKELFEAAEIDGASRLKRIWHITLPSIKPTIVTLLILNLGHMVSIGFDRPYIIGNTAVREYSDVLSTFVYRVGLESGQYTLATVVGLFQAVVGLIFVLGSNYISKKATGEGIL from the coding sequence TTGACCATCACATACTTGAAAAGGTATTGGCAATTATATGCGCTCATCTCACTGCCTCTGATCTACTTCTTGATCTTTCGTTACGGCCCAATGTACGGGGTTCAGATCGCTTTTAAGGATTTCAACTTGTTTCAGGGCATCAACGGGAGTGAGTGGATCGGTTTCGATGCTTTCCGTGAAGTATTTGGAATGCGGGACTTCTACACCACATTACGAAATACCTTCATGCTAAATTTCCTCGACCTGCTTGTTTCGTTCCCTGCTCCAATTTTATTGGCCATCATGCTCTATGAAGTTCGATTCAAATGGTTCAAAAAAATATCGCAAACGATTCTGTACATTCCTCACTTTATCTCCTGGGTTATTATCGGGGGAATTGTATACCAATTGTTTGGCAATCAATCCGGTATGGTTAACGGTGTGTTGGAAAGTATGGGTTTAAATTCAATACCATTTTTGACTGAGAAAAACCCATGGCTTGTGACGTATTTGTTCACAGGTGTCTGGCAGAGTGCAGGGTGGGGAACCATTCTATATCTGGCTGCATTAACCGGGGTGAACAAAGAATTGTTTGAGGCTGCCGAGATTGACGGAGCTTCAAGACTGAAGAGAATCTGGCATATAACGTTGCCAAGTATTAAACCAACCATTGTGACCTTGCTTATTCTTAATCTCGGACATATGGTCAGCATCGGTTTTGATCGGCCTTATATTATCGGTAACACAGCCGTACGTGAATATTCAGATGTACTTAGTACTTTTGTATACAGGGTCGGCCTTGAATCAGGACAATACACGCTGGCAACTGTCGTAGGACTATTCCAGGCTGTTGTAGGGCTAATCTTTGTACTTGGTTCTAACTATATTTCAAAAAAGGCAACCGGCGAAGGGATTTTATAA
- a CDS encoding ribose-phosphate pyrophosphokinase, with product MQHSLRIFSGSSNPKLAEQVCDKLGVQLGKIKLSRFKSGEIYVHYEETIRNCDVFLIQSLSHPINELFVELLVMIDAAKRASARTVNIIVPYYGYARQERKSAPREPISAKMVADVLTTAGANRVVTIDLHAAAIQGFFNIPVDHMTSLDLISDYLLSKGIENPVVVSPDAGRASMAEKLANRLDSPFAIMIKKRPSHNESVITHVIGDVEGRTPIIIEDLIDTGTTILNVVEGLKERGSKNVYVCATHGLFSDGAVSKLNHPSIEEVVVTDSIALPDDHPECFKVLPVAPMLARAVRIIVDGGSMATLFKDSGI from the coding sequence ATGCAGCATTCGTTACGTATTTTTTCCGGTTCATCGAACCCTAAGCTGGCAGAACAGGTATGTGACAAGCTGGGTGTACAACTGGGCAAGATCAAGCTGTCCAGGTTCAAGAGCGGAGAAATATACGTTCATTATGAAGAAACGATCCGTAATTGTGATGTGTTTCTAATACAGTCGTTGTCTCATCCGATCAATGAGCTGTTTGTCGAGTTGCTTGTGATGATTGATGCCGCAAAGAGGGCTTCCGCACGCACGGTAAACATTATTGTTCCGTATTACGGCTATGCTCGTCAAGAGCGCAAATCCGCTCCACGGGAACCAATCTCGGCCAAGATGGTAGCAGATGTATTAACGACAGCTGGCGCCAATCGAGTGGTAACAATCGATCTGCACGCAGCGGCCATTCAGGGATTCTTCAACATTCCGGTTGATCATATGACATCACTGGATCTAATTAGTGATTATTTGTTAAGCAAAGGGATTGAGAACCCTGTTGTAGTCTCCCCGGATGCGGGACGAGCATCGATGGCAGAGAAGCTGGCGAACCGTCTGGATTCTCCATTTGCCATTATGATCAAGAAACGTCCAAGCCATAATGAATCGGTGATTACCCATGTCATTGGTGATGTAGAAGGGCGGACACCTATTATTATTGAGGATCTGATTGACACCGGAACAACCATTCTGAATGTTGTGGAAGGGTTGAAGGAACGTGGCTCCAAAAATGTCTATGTATGTGCAACACACGGATTGTTCTCCGATGGGGCAGTGAGTAAATTGAATCACCCGTCAATTGAAGAGGTGGTCGTTACGGACTCGATCGCACTGCCAGATGACCACCCCGAATGCTTCAAAGTGTTACCTGTTGCACCAATGCTGGCCCGCGCCGTACGCATTATTGTGGATGGTGGCTCTATGGCCACATTGTTTAAAGATTCTGGCATTTAG
- a CDS encoding extracellular solute-binding protein, whose protein sequence is MIGKATKGSKKKWMGLALTMVMGVSLLAGCSSASEKESAEGGATTNGERVTLKVEVFDRGNSPSPHTITNNYLTKFVQEKFGDPNNIDVQFVPVQRSEETTKLNVLMASPSDVPDIVFVYDSSVFYRYAQQGGLTEVGELLNEHAPNLKEYLGEDLLKFGQLEGQQFAIPGKRAITSRYNSYIRQDWLDKVGMKAPTTTDELYETLKAFKEKDPGNLGSKNIPMGMALAPAQYETLIYSFIKPVQDGLTYSQRYELPLHDGFKDAMQFLNKLYNEGLISKDFSLDEEKTQLVKDFQNGNIGYMSEDVGQILYADGMLDNLYKNVPDSKVVAVDAYTNSNVDNKHIKSRYGSNGMYIMIPKSSKRSVEAVKYLDWMASGTNLLEINTGVEGENYDMVDGVPVVKDDAPQDVKDRIYNGGDMAIIANGKVVGDQAANEAAWIAGFPERNQELMRQSIDIANTDTIGPVIFSKPIEAESKYGTALNDKLKVLIVKTAMAKPADFEAVYEKEMNDFMSLGGTELKKELEAALQ, encoded by the coding sequence ATGATTGGAAAAGCAACCAAGGGGAGTAAGAAGAAATGGATGGGTCTGGCACTTACGATGGTAATGGGGGTGTCCTTACTTGCGGGGTGCTCATCTGCATCAGAAAAAGAATCAGCAGAAGGCGGGGCAACAACTAATGGTGAGCGTGTTACTTTGAAAGTGGAGGTTTTCGATCGTGGTAACAGTCCTTCTCCACATACGATCACTAACAACTACTTAACTAAATTTGTTCAAGAGAAATTCGGCGATCCGAATAACATTGATGTGCAATTCGTACCTGTTCAACGTTCAGAAGAAACAACCAAGCTCAACGTGTTAATGGCCAGCCCCAGCGACGTTCCAGATATTGTGTTTGTATACGACTCCAGTGTGTTCTACCGTTATGCTCAGCAAGGTGGTCTAACTGAAGTAGGTGAACTTCTTAATGAACATGCACCTAACTTAAAAGAATATCTCGGCGAAGACCTTTTGAAATTTGGTCAGCTTGAAGGTCAGCAATTCGCTATTCCGGGTAAACGTGCCATTACTTCCCGCTACAATTCTTATATCCGCCAGGATTGGCTCGACAAAGTTGGAATGAAGGCGCCAACGACAACGGATGAGCTTTACGAAACGCTGAAAGCATTTAAAGAGAAAGATCCGGGTAATCTGGGCAGCAAAAACATCCCAATGGGTATGGCACTTGCCCCAGCCCAGTACGAGACATTGATTTACTCATTTATTAAACCTGTACAAGATGGACTTACGTACAGTCAGCGTTACGAGCTACCATTGCATGATGGCTTCAAAGATGCGATGCAGTTCCTTAACAAGCTTTACAATGAAGGTCTGATCAGCAAAGACTTCAGTCTTGATGAAGAAAAAACGCAATTGGTCAAAGACTTCCAGAACGGTAATATCGGCTACATGTCTGAGGACGTAGGTCAGATTCTGTATGCAGATGGTATGCTTGATAATTTGTACAAAAATGTACCGGATAGCAAAGTGGTAGCAGTTGACGCTTACACCAACTCGAATGTGGACAATAAACACATCAAATCACGCTATGGTAGCAACGGTATGTACATCATGATTCCAAAAAGCAGCAAACGTTCGGTTGAAGCAGTGAAATACCTGGACTGGATGGCTTCTGGAACGAACTTGCTAGAGATAAACACCGGTGTCGAAGGTGAAAATTACGATATGGTTGATGGTGTTCCAGTTGTTAAAGATGATGCACCACAGGATGTCAAAGATCGTATCTACAACGGTGGTGACATGGCCATTATTGCCAACGGTAAAGTTGTTGGAGATCAGGCAGCCAATGAAGCCGCATGGATTGCAGGCTTCCCAGAACGTAACCAAGAGCTGATGAGACAGTCCATTGATATCGCTAATACGGATACGATCGGCCCGGTTATCTTCAGCAAACCAATTGAAGCAGAATCTAAATATGGTACAGCGCTAAATGATAAGTTGAAAGTGCTTATTGTGAAAACTGCGATGGCTAAACCGGCAGACTTCGAAGCGGTATATGAAAAAGAAATGAATGATTTCATGTCACTGGGTGGCACAGAACTGAAGAAAGAGCTTGAAGCAGCACTTCAGTAA
- a CDS encoding helix-turn-helix domain-containing protein: MSRNWYYRLLFSYFPIFFLTVTILIFIAFVFINDISKEETKKADRISSSYMIDTVDRTIRDIELSILETVQSQQAYKLYFNNTNLTSSDTVYAIAQNLRELSNSSSWIQSIYLYDKRNEHVLTVSGSKEAESYSDNAWIDQMVNGSIGSGWQPVREFDADSVQRTPIRVLTVNKDMPLPFGSQGTLVINIKMSSIEQSVDSMVNGQLSFLTITDRDGKVVYNAHSDQEGSIDGQELNRLSLERLGWTISSGIKAGNLFGWVSVISYVWVIIAIVTVICAIVYIVYITRRNYKPIQIIMNRIESHQIRAFEHSGARTDEMKMIDGVLENLINHMMDYDKKSRENVLMQRSKLFNALLHGEHMENAAEQLKELSPLNDVHDSSRFVVVVGEINRYEKGFQERYTRGEQNTLKFALMNVLQELSRNTGVQCWTEWISVDRIAILFVFKEQNDNNLDMSGQIRIVAEECKSWVEQNLRISLSFGIGPIAQGIGTIRDSYAAAEAVMQRKLLMNGDVGQADCGEPQHPLLDTYTYLQMIADFVKRFRMSSGQWREQLEEIFTAFEQNKLPDDEIRSLIQAMLQMLSREVAMMSEGLQEELSEENINRWLSAVEEAETLTDVKSLLFDGLTDMFRTYVAVTETKSYKAMVNEMKNYIEEQFANPDLSLKHLSDRFQITGKHASYLFKTEFNMKFVDFVTELRMKETEQLLLNTDYSLQDIALKVGYANGITLGRVFKRVTGITPGDYRRLKREHREPEE, from the coding sequence TTGTCTCGTAATTGGTACTACCGGTTATTGTTTTCGTATTTCCCAATTTTTTTTCTTACGGTGACCATACTCATTTTTATCGCGTTTGTATTCATCAATGACATCTCTAAAGAAGAAACAAAAAAAGCAGACCGGATCTCCTCCAGTTATATGATCGACACAGTGGATCGCACAATCAGGGATATTGAACTATCCATTCTGGAGACGGTACAGAGTCAGCAGGCATACAAACTCTATTTTAATAACACAAACCTGACAAGCTCGGACACGGTGTATGCAATTGCGCAGAATTTACGTGAGCTATCCAATTCGTCCTCATGGATTCAGTCCATCTATCTATATGACAAGCGAAATGAACATGTTCTGACTGTAAGTGGTTCCAAAGAAGCGGAAAGTTACTCGGATAACGCATGGATTGATCAAATGGTTAACGGGTCTATAGGTTCGGGCTGGCAGCCGGTTCGGGAATTTGATGCGGACTCTGTTCAACGTACTCCTATTCGCGTATTAACCGTGAACAAGGACATGCCTTTGCCTTTTGGCTCACAGGGCACATTGGTCATTAATATCAAGATGAGCAGCATTGAACAGAGTGTAGATAGTATGGTTAATGGTCAGCTCTCATTCCTGACGATTACGGATCGGGACGGTAAGGTTGTGTATAATGCACACTCGGACCAAGAGGGCTCGATAGACGGTCAGGAACTGAATAGGCTATCGCTAGAAAGACTGGGCTGGACAATATCCAGTGGAATTAAGGCCGGCAACTTATTTGGCTGGGTATCTGTTATATCTTATGTATGGGTAATCATTGCTATTGTGACTGTCATCTGTGCGATTGTATATATCGTGTATATTACTCGCCGTAACTATAAGCCCATTCAGATCATCATGAACCGGATTGAGTCTCATCAGATTCGGGCGTTCGAACACTCAGGTGCTCGCACGGATGAGATGAAGATGATTGACGGTGTGCTTGAGAATCTCATTAATCATATGATGGATTATGACAAGAAAAGCAGGGAAAATGTACTCATGCAGCGCAGCAAGTTGTTCAATGCCCTGTTGCATGGTGAACACATGGAAAATGCAGCAGAGCAATTAAAAGAGCTCTCTCCACTGAATGACGTGCATGACTCGTCGCGTTTTGTCGTTGTTGTTGGAGAGATTAACCGTTATGAGAAGGGATTTCAGGAGAGGTACACGAGAGGTGAACAAAATACGCTGAAGTTTGCCTTGATGAACGTTTTGCAAGAGCTGTCACGTAATACGGGAGTCCAATGCTGGACGGAATGGATTAGTGTGGATCGAATTGCAATCCTTTTTGTGTTCAAAGAACAGAATGATAACAACTTGGATATGTCTGGGCAGATTCGTATTGTAGCTGAAGAATGCAAATCATGGGTAGAACAAAATCTACGCATTTCCTTAAGCTTTGGCATTGGACCTATTGCTCAGGGAATCGGTACAATACGAGATTCCTATGCGGCCGCAGAAGCGGTAATGCAACGTAAACTGTTGATGAATGGAGATGTCGGCCAAGCCGACTGCGGTGAACCACAGCATCCTTTGCTGGATACCTATACCTATCTGCAGATGATTGCGGACTTTGTTAAGCGGTTCCGGATGTCGAGTGGACAGTGGCGGGAACAGTTGGAGGAGATCTTTACAGCGTTTGAACAGAACAAACTGCCAGATGACGAGATTCGTTCTCTGATTCAGGCTATGTTGCAGATGCTCAGCCGAGAGGTGGCTATGATGTCGGAAGGACTCCAGGAAGAGCTGTCCGAAGAAAACATCAACAGATGGTTGAGTGCTGTAGAAGAGGCAGAGACGCTTACGGATGTGAAAAGTCTTTTGTTTGATGGTTTGACGGACATGTTCAGAACGTATGTGGCGGTAACGGAAACCAAGAGTTACAAAGCCATGGTCAATGAAATGAAAAATTATATCGAAGAACAGTTTGCGAATCCTGATCTTTCATTGAAACATCTGAGCGACCGATTCCAGATTACGGGCAAACATGCCAGTTATTTGTTCAAGACAGAATTCAACATGAAGTTTGTTGATTTTGTTACAGAGCTTCGCATGAAGGAGACAGAGCAGCTTCTGCTCAATACCGATTACTCTCTACAGGATATTGCCCTGAAGGTTGGGTATGCAAATGGAATTACGTTGGGACGTGTATTTAAACGGGTAACGGGCATTACACCAGGAGATTATCGTCGTTTGAAACGAGAACATCGAGAACCCGAAGAGTAA